Proteins encoded within one genomic window of Kibdelosporangium phytohabitans:
- a CDS encoding helix-turn-helix domain-containing protein, producing the protein MIRKMGYEWHLRQRMAERKLFQTTELVPLLAERGVVLSREQVFRLVTQPPQRLNMDVLVALCDILACTPNDLIEPAVVNQQLRKTADGVAPSADVPPPVARRTVIRRPGE; encoded by the coding sequence GTGATCAGGAAGATGGGTTACGAGTGGCATCTGCGGCAGCGGATGGCCGAGCGGAAGCTGTTCCAGACCACCGAGTTGGTCCCACTGCTGGCCGAACGCGGGGTAGTGCTGTCCCGCGAGCAAGTCTTCCGGCTGGTCACCCAGCCGCCGCAGCGGTTGAACATGGATGTGCTGGTGGCGCTCTGCGACATTCTCGCGTGCACTCCGAACGATCTGATCGAGCCGGCGGTGGTCAACCAGCAACTCCGCAAGACCGCCGACGGGGTGGCCCCGTCTGCCGACGTACCGCCGCCGGTCGCGCGGCGCACCGTGATCCGGCGACCCGGCGAATGA